A section of the Deltaproteobacteria bacterium genome encodes:
- a CDS encoding BMC domain-containing protein: MRNMSLGLIETLGWTAAVEAADAGTKAANVALLPYGRAGAGLITIQFRGEVAAVKAAVTAAAAAARRIGKVVSVHVIPRPDPQLELTLPGRPLTGRPGPESKPASPPVEKPSEEKAVGIDEAAAEAPAEMKPAEVKKKPPKAKKSEEARETTKAKKRKTGKKS, encoded by the coding sequence ATGAGAAACATGAGCCTCGGACTGATCGAAACTCTGGGATGGACCGCCGCCGTCGAGGCCGCCGACGCGGGGACCAAGGCTGCCAATGTTGCTTTGCTCCCCTATGGCCGCGCAGGAGCGGGGCTCATCACCATTCAGTTCAGAGGGGAAGTGGCTGCGGTGAAAGCGGCGGTTACCGCGGCGGCGGCGGCGGCAAGAAGGATTGGAAAGGTCGTCTCCGTACACGTGATACCGAGGCCGGACCCTCAGCTCGAATTGACCCTGCCCGGTCGTCCGCTTACCGGCAGGCCGGGACCCGAGTCCAAGCCCGCTTCACCTCCTGTTGAAAAACCTTCCGAGGAAAAGGCTGTGGGAATCGATGAGGCGGCGGCCGAAGCCCCCGCTGAAATGAAACCCGCGGAGGTAAAGAAAAAGCCTCCCAAAGCGAAGAAGAGCGAGGAGGCGCGGGAAACAACCAAAGCCAAGAAAAGGAAAACCGGAAAGAAAAGCTGA
- a CDS encoding diol dehydratase small subunit has translation MAETKGLNVTPDQIAEAVKRVMAALQGGSGKAVSGKPSGDKLDAGRDYPLAIKRPDLVKSAGGMGLDDITLEKVISGKIQFDDVKTRPETLEYQAQIAESVHRPRLASNLRRAAEMTRIPDARVLEMYNALRPYRSTKQELLDIAKELETEYQAKVCASLVREAAEAYEKRGRLRKD, from the coding sequence ATGGCCGAGACGAAAGGACTCAATGTTACGCCCGATCAAATCGCGGAGGCTGTGAAGCGAGTTATGGCCGCTTTACAGGGCGGCTCCGGGAAGGCGGTTTCCGGAAAACCATCCGGAGACAAACTGGACGCCGGCCGCGATTACCCTCTGGCAATTAAAAGGCCGGATCTGGTCAAGTCCGCCGGTGGAATGGGTCTAGACGACATTACCCTGGAAAAGGTGATCTCCGGGAAAATCCAGTTCGATGACGTCAAGACGCGTCCCGAGACCCTGGAATACCAAGCCCAGATCGCGGAAAGCGTGCACCGTCCCAGGCTGGCTTCAAACTTGCGGAGAGCCGCCGAGATGACCCGGATTCCCGATGCGCGGGTGCTGGAAATGTACAATGCCCTGCGACCGTATCGGTCCACCAAACAGGAATTACTCGATATCGCCAAGGAGTTGGAAACCGAATACCAAGCGAAAGTCTGCGCCAGTTTGGTCCGGGAGGCCGCGGAAGCCTACGAAAAACGAGGGCGCTTGCGTAAGGATTAA
- the eutJ gene encoding ethanolamine utilization protein EutJ: MISEAANGRIAAFESALSLNGGARPEGTLYSGVDLGTAYIVTAVVDAKGQPVAGVLTRSGTSVRDGLVLDYVGAVATLRKQVAAIRNAGFDIRAASAAYPPGISGRNTQAFGNVVQAAGLELAGLIDEPTAASLVLEITDGAVVDIGGGTTGISVIQDGEVVYAADEPTGGIHLDLVIAGHFHIDVQEAEALKTDPVRQKDLFPMVRPVFQKMASIVLTHLREHPVQTLYLVGGTSQFPDIESVMREETGLEVALPEKPLLVTPLGIALSCSGKTVGAAPRTTE, translated from the coding sequence ATGATCAGTGAAGCCGCGAACGGGCGCATAGCAGCCTTTGAAAGCGCCCTTAGCCTGAACGGAGGCGCGCGACCCGAAGGGACTCTATACTCGGGAGTGGACCTGGGTACGGCGTATATCGTCACCGCGGTGGTGGACGCCAAGGGACAACCGGTGGCCGGTGTGCTTACTCGAAGCGGAACCAGTGTGCGGGACGGGCTGGTTCTGGACTATGTGGGCGCTGTCGCCACCCTGCGGAAACAGGTGGCCGCCATCCGGAATGCAGGGTTCGATATCCGAGCGGCGTCCGCCGCATATCCTCCCGGTATTTCCGGCCGAAATACCCAGGCCTTCGGCAATGTGGTGCAAGCGGCTGGACTCGAATTGGCCGGACTCATCGACGAACCCACCGCTGCATCATTGGTCCTCGAGATCACGGACGGAGCGGTTGTAGACATCGGCGGAGGAACAACGGGCATTTCGGTCATCCAGGATGGAGAGGTCGTGTACGCCGCTGATGAACCGACGGGCGGCATTCATTTGGATCTTGTTATTGCAGGGCATTTTCACATCGACGTTCAGGAAGCGGAGGCGCTTAAGACGGACCCGGTCCGCCAGAAAGATCTTTTCCCAATGGTGCGGCCGGTATTCCAGAAGATGGCCAGCATTGTCTTGACCCACCTGCGGGAACATCCTGTGCAAACGCTGTATCTCGTCGGGGGGACAAGTCAATTCCCAGATATCGAGAGCGTGATGAGGGAAGAAACCGGTCTGGAAGTGGCATTGCCGGAGAAGCCCTTACTCGTTACTCCCTTGGGCATCGCCTTAAGCTGTTCCGGCAAGACAGTCGGGGCTGCGCCCCGCACGACGGAGTAG
- a CDS encoding diol dehydratase reactivase subunit alpha: MAYIAGVDVGNNTTEVAIGLLTPGQDMRFLSSSLVRTVGMKGTIQNAMGVIHALDEALAPLNLSRKDLGRILLNEATPVIGDVAMETITETVITESAMIGHNPATPGGLGLGLGATIPLEHLDSAVSDRHWIVLVPGTVDFREAASRINQAMADGLAIAGAIVQNDDGVLIVNRLKRPIPIVDEVKLMDRVPVGMLAAVEVAGPGKSVDKLSNTYDIATLFGLDPEETRQVVPVARALMGTRSAVVIKTPRGEIQERRIPAGTLGLVGHKRKTEVRVEEGAEAIMQRVAEVAPLEEIRGEPGTNVGGMIENVRCLVAELTDQPASAIQVRDILAVDTLKPQKVLGGLAGEYTMGNAVGLAAMVETHRLPMQRLATRLEDEISVPVAVGGVEAEMAIRGALTTPGTRAPIAVLDLGGGSTDASFLSESGEMRSIHLAGAGDMVTLLIDTELGLENRELAESIKRHPLAKVETLFNMRHEDGSVQFFDQALEPRFFGRVVALSDEGPIPLETNAPLRRILEVRRRAKRKVFVQNALRALKKVAPAENIRLISFVVMVGGSALDFEIPRMISDALVEYGVVTGKANVRGIEGPRNAVATGLVLKYAEENEM; this comes from the coding sequence ATGGCTTACATCGCGGGAGTTGACGTAGGTAATAACACGACCGAAGTTGCCATAGGCCTGCTTACCCCGGGACAGGACATGCGGTTTCTGTCCAGTTCCCTCGTCAGGACCGTGGGAATGAAGGGCACGATTCAGAATGCCATGGGCGTCATCCATGCGCTGGATGAAGCTCTGGCTCCTCTGAACCTTTCACGCAAAGACCTCGGGCGTATCCTGCTCAACGAAGCCACCCCGGTTATCGGCGATGTGGCCATGGAAACGATTACGGAAACCGTGATCACCGAATCGGCAATGATAGGACACAATCCGGCGACCCCCGGAGGATTAGGGCTGGGTCTCGGAGCCACCATTCCGCTGGAACACCTCGATTCCGCGGTATCCGACCGGCATTGGATCGTACTTGTTCCGGGCACGGTGGACTTCAGGGAGGCCGCCTCCAGGATCAATCAAGCCATGGCGGACGGCCTCGCCATCGCCGGAGCCATCGTCCAAAACGACGATGGTGTTCTCATTGTCAATCGACTCAAGCGCCCCATACCCATCGTGGACGAGGTCAAACTCATGGACCGCGTACCCGTCGGAATGCTCGCAGCCGTCGAAGTGGCGGGGCCGGGAAAGTCGGTGGACAAGCTCTCCAACACGTACGACATCGCCACCCTTTTTGGACTCGATCCTGAAGAGACCAGGCAAGTCGTGCCCGTTGCGAGGGCCTTGATGGGAACTCGAAGCGCCGTGGTGATCAAAACCCCTCGGGGGGAGATCCAGGAGCGAAGAATTCCGGCGGGAACGCTCGGACTTGTGGGACACAAGCGAAAGACGGAGGTCCGAGTGGAAGAAGGGGCTGAAGCCATCATGCAACGGGTGGCCGAAGTGGCCCCTCTCGAGGAAATCCGGGGTGAGCCGGGAACCAACGTGGGGGGTATGATCGAGAACGTACGGTGCCTAGTGGCCGAGCTCACGGATCAACCTGCGAGCGCCATTCAGGTGCGGGACATTCTGGCGGTGGATACCCTCAAACCCCAGAAAGTGCTGGGAGGTCTGGCAGGGGAGTATACCATGGGAAACGCCGTGGGTTTGGCGGCCATGGTGGAAACTCATCGACTTCCCATGCAGCGACTGGCGACCCGGCTCGAGGATGAAATCTCGGTGCCCGTTGCCGTGGGCGGGGTCGAAGCGGAGATGGCTATACGGGGCGCCCTCACGACCCCCGGCACCAGGGCCCCCATCGCCGTTCTCGACCTTGGAGGAGGCTCCACCGATGCGTCCTTCCTCAGCGAATCCGGCGAAATGAGGAGCATCCATCTGGCCGGCGCCGGCGATATGGTTACCTTGCTGATCGACACGGAACTGGGATTGGAAAACCGTGAGCTGGCGGAAAGCATCAAACGCCACCCGCTTGCCAAAGTGGAGACCCTCTTCAACATGCGTCATGAAGACGGCTCCGTTCAATTTTTTGATCAGGCTCTGGAGCCGCGCTTTTTCGGAAGGGTGGTTGCGCTCTCCGACGAGGGGCCGATTCCGTTGGAGACGAACGCGCCACTTAGAAGGATCCTCGAAGTTCGGCGAAGGGCCAAAAGAAAGGTCTTTGTGCAGAACGCTCTGCGAGCGCTGAAAAAAGTCGCTCCCGCAGAAAACATCCGGCTCATCAGCTTCGTTGTGATGGTCGGTGGATCCGCGCTCGATTTCGAGATTCCCCGGATGATCTCCGACGCCTTGGTGGAATACGGCGTGGTCACGGGCAAGGCCAACGTCCGAGGCATCGAAGGACCGCGTAATGCGGTAGCCACGGGTCTCGTGCTCAAGTACGCGGAAGAAAACGAGATGTAG
- a CDS encoding glycerol dehydratase reactivase beta/small subunit family protein, producing the protein MLTNLAQESERPAVWLWMLAPVSERSMNPVLWGLEEEGIPVRVQEFSAGSADDLARQAAQGSPLDVGIGLDGTGRKAILLHRDLLKEKPFLLLQDDDFTPVELRRLGTNAARLVKRQPLVLDRASIGSVTKENSSNPPEDEVEALVNRIVNFILENR; encoded by the coding sequence GTGTTGACGAACCTGGCACAAGAGAGTGAACGCCCGGCGGTCTGGTTGTGGATGCTGGCTCCGGTATCGGAACGGTCGATGAATCCCGTGCTTTGGGGTCTGGAGGAAGAGGGGATTCCGGTAAGAGTTCAGGAGTTCTCCGCCGGCTCGGCGGATGATCTCGCCAGACAGGCGGCTCAAGGTTCTCCTCTGGACGTGGGTATCGGACTGGACGGGACCGGACGGAAGGCGATCCTGCTGCATCGCGACCTTCTTAAGGAAAAACCGTTCCTCCTGTTGCAGGACGACGACTTTACCCCGGTCGAACTGCGCCGCTTGGGGACAAACGCCGCCCGACTGGTCAAGAGGCAGCCCTTGGTCCTGGACAGAGCATCGATCGGCAGTGTCACCAAGGAGAATTCATCGAACCCTCCGGAAGACGAAGTGGAGGCGCTCGTCAACCGTATCGTGAACTTTATCCTGGAGAATCGCTAG